One region of Polaribacter pectinis genomic DNA includes:
- a CDS encoding sigma-70 family RNA polymerase sigma factor: MRQLKIVKQVTNRDAKSLEKYFQEISKIGLITADEEVELALKIKKGDGRALDALVSANLRFVVSVAKQYQGQGLKLSDLINEGNLGLVKAAKRFDETRGFKFISYAVWWIRQSIMSALAEQSRIVRLPLNKIGSISKIKKVYARLEQNEQRFPTNKEIAKQLDMTETEVAQSLKNSGRHVSMDAPFKDGEDSNLYNVLQFDESPKPDKELMKQSLSIEIDRALNTLTFKEAKVIKMYYGIGNEVASSLTEIGEEFDLSRERVRQLKQKAIRRLQTKSKTQMLRTYLG; the protein is encoded by the coding sequence ATGAGACAACTTAAAATTGTAAAACAAGTAACCAATCGTGACGCAAAATCTTTAGAAAAATATTTTCAAGAAATTAGTAAAATTGGGCTTATTACTGCTGATGAAGAAGTAGAATTAGCTTTGAAAATTAAAAAAGGAGATGGTAGAGCTTTGGATGCACTTGTTAGCGCAAATTTAAGATTTGTTGTTTCTGTAGCTAAACAATACCAAGGACAAGGTTTAAAATTATCCGATTTAATAAATGAAGGGAATTTAGGTTTGGTAAAAGCAGCAAAACGCTTTGATGAAACTAGAGGTTTTAAGTTTATTTCTTATGCTGTTTGGTGGATTCGTCAGTCTATAATGTCTGCATTAGCAGAGCAATCTAGAATTGTACGTTTACCTTTAAATAAAATTGGTAGTATTAGTAAAATAAAGAAAGTGTATGCTAGATTAGAGCAAAATGAACAACGTTTTCCTACAAATAAAGAAATTGCAAAGCAATTAGACATGACAGAAACTGAAGTTGCGCAGTCTTTAAAAAATTCTGGAAGACACGTTTCTATGGATGCTCCTTTTAAAGATGGTGAAGATTCTAATTTATACAACGTTTTGCAGTTTGATGAGTCTCCTAAACCAGACAAAGAATTAATGAAACAATCTTTAAGTATTGAAATTGACAGAGCATTAAATACCTTAACTTTTAAAGAAGCTAAAGTAATTAAAATGTACTATGGTATTGGAAATGAAGTTGCTTCTAGTTTAACTGAAATTGGTGAAGAATTCGATTTATCTAGAGAAAGAGTGAGACAATTAAAACAAAAAGCTATAAGAAGGTTGCAAACAAAATCTAAAACACAAATGTTAAGAACTTATTTAGGTTAG
- a CDS encoding T9SS type A sorting domain-containing protein: MLKQPQRVLYIVLFFVTIFTFSQTGPGGVGLNDGSSSLKFWIRTDAGVSTTGSLINGITNSAGVTALDISETGTQRPTLVPSAINGYDEISFSGSNRLRTGLTLTTSNFVTNQASSFMVARADNTTQTSSVYTTDPLVGSTRFSNHIPWSNTVYYDFGTCCGTTARIQVGSLGGLTSYSLWTYDVNSSTGKQLYRNGTLLQNRAGVSSYTNHATQRFNIGANTSGTNGFVGDVAEVIVFREKINTAQRIIVDNYLSAKFGLTLNVNDFYNEDTSGGNFDHKVAGIGQATDGTNHTDSQGTGIIRINTPSALSNDDFLFWGEDVKDADYDFSTSIQYTERIDTKWRVSKRNNLGTVTVSVAATDIDVTGKESCAPLRLVVDNDSDFSSITNTYTLTLSSGIYSATGVSFTDNDYFTLEYTDQIVLDGTTAYNGAGTLNKPNRTDDCYKLLVKTNTLTLSEDADVREVEVEASSILAVDSGLRLQVTNGINNSGDIRLVGNSQLVQTHTGTNLNTGSGNLYVDQTATTSSVYHSGYWSSPVSATTGAPFSIDDVLKDGNVPTAATPTAGEAGNINFNGAHDGNASSPIQISTRWLATFNNAADWTRFVSPTANVLTPGLGWNMKSVGAKFTFKGKPNDGDYSYSITKDNFSLIGNPYPSALDSQAFIDDNSSQFNGILYIYDSSSDNTHVRGAYTGTYTTIVSGVSVGGGRYLPIGQAFFITREAAGTGSLTFKNSQRTLVNLGDTAGLVARSSIENEQIESKEMSILKIGFNFDLSSTEKRTRQLAIAFRGLTDNYESGFDAEMWSLQPTDVYLTVKDRDNPFIITGVENFKSSLAVPLVVQLDQQRNVTFSLDEINNINASVYLLDNDLQKLYSLDNGPQVLNLPEGKYTDRFSIVFSKKILSNVNSEVNENLITIFESAKGQLTIKNTSNLNIETIKLYNLLGVEVKSYDIKTNVEELNLDISKISKALYIVTLKTDKGIINKKIILK; the protein is encoded by the coding sequence ATGTTAAAACAACCGCAAAGAGTTTTATATATTGTTTTATTCTTTGTAACAATATTTACATTTTCACAAACAGGACCAGGTGGAGTGGGTCTAAATGATGGCTCTTCGTCGTTGAAGTTTTGGATAAGAACAGATGCTGGTGTTAGCACTACAGGTTCATTAATTAATGGAATTACAAACTCTGCTGGCGTAACTGCTTTAGATATAAGTGAAACAGGAACTCAAAGACCAACTCTAGTGCCTTCTGCAATAAATGGTTATGATGAAATAAGTTTTTCTGGTTCAAACAGATTAAGAACTGGACTTACCTTAACTACAAGTAATTTTGTTACTAATCAAGCATCTTCCTTTATGGTGGCAAGAGCAGATAATACTACACAAACGTCATCAGTTTATACTACAGATCCTTTGGTTGGAAGTACACGTTTTTCAAATCATATTCCTTGGTCTAATACTGTTTATTATGATTTTGGTACTTGTTGCGGGACAACTGCAAGAATTCAAGTTGGTTCACTTGGTGGGCTAACATCTTATTCTTTATGGACTTATGATGTAAATTCTTCCACAGGTAAACAACTTTATAGAAATGGAACTTTGTTACAAAATAGAGCAGGAGTATCAAGCTATACAAATCACGCAACTCAAAGATTTAATATAGGTGCAAATACCTCTGGTACTAATGGCTTTGTAGGTGATGTTGCAGAAGTAATTGTGTTCAGAGAAAAAATAAATACAGCACAACGTATTATAGTAGATAATTATTTAAGCGCAAAGTTTGGCTTAACTTTAAATGTAAACGATTTTTATAATGAAGATACCTCAGGAGGTAACTTCGATCATAAAGTGGCAGGAATTGGTCAAGCAACAGATGGTACAAATCACACAGATTCTCAAGGAACAGGAATTATTAGAATAAACACACCATCTGCATTAAGTAACGACGATTTTTTATTTTGGGGAGAAGATGTAAAAGATGCCGATTATGATTTTTCTACATCAATACAATACACAGAAAGAATAGATACAAAATGGCGAGTAAGCAAACGTAATAATCTAGGAACAGTTACTGTGTCAGTTGCTGCTACAGATATAGATGTAACAGGAAAAGAATCTTGTGCACCATTAAGGTTAGTAGTAGATAATGACAGCGATTTTTCTAGCATTACAAACACCTATACTTTAACCTTAAGTTCTGGTATTTATTCAGCTACAGGAGTTTCTTTTACAGATAATGATTATTTTACTTTAGAATATACAGATCAAATAGTTTTAGATGGCACTACTGCATACAATGGAGCAGGAACATTAAACAAACCAAATAGAACAGATGATTGTTATAAATTATTAGTAAAAACCAATACATTAACACTGTCAGAAGATGCAGATGTAAGAGAAGTAGAAGTAGAAGCAAGTAGTATTTTAGCAGTAGATTCTGGTTTAAGATTACAAGTAACAAATGGTATAAATAATAGTGGAGATATTAGATTGGTTGGTAATTCTCAATTAGTACAAACACATACTGGTACAAATTTAAATACAGGTTCTGGTAATTTATATGTAGATCAAACTGCAACTACATCTTCAGTTTATCACTCTGGTTATTGGTCATCTCCAGTAAGTGCAACAACTGGTGCACCTTTTTCAATAGATGATGTTTTAAAAGATGGTAATGTGCCAACAGCAGCAACGCCAACTGCAGGAGAAGCAGGTAATATAAATTTTAATGGAGCACATGATGGAAATGCATCAAGTCCCATTCAAATTAGCACAAGATGGTTGGCTACTTTTAATAATGCTGCAGATTGGACACGTTTTGTAAGTCCAACAGCAAACGTTTTAACACCAGGTTTAGGTTGGAATATGAAAAGCGTAGGAGCAAAATTTACCTTTAAAGGAAAACCTAATGATGGAGATTATAGCTATTCTATAACCAAAGATAATTTTAGTTTAATAGGAAACCCATATCCTTCTGCTTTAGATTCACAAGCGTTTATAGATGATAATTCTTCTCAATTTAATGGCATTCTATACATTTATGATAGCTCATCAGATAACACACATGTTAGAGGTGCTTATACAGGAACTTACACCACAATTGTTTCTGGAGTTTCTGTTGGCGGTGGTAGATACTTACCAATAGGGCAAGCATTTTTTATAACAAGAGAAGCCGCAGGTACAGGTTCCTTAACTTTTAAAAATTCTCAAAGAACTTTAGTTAATTTAGGAGATACAGCTGGTTTAGTTGCTAGGAGCTCAATAGAAAACGAGCAAATAGAAAGCAAAGAAATGTCAATTTTAAAAATAGGTTTTAATTTCGATTTATCAAGCACAGAAAAACGTACAAGACAACTTGCAATTGCTTTTAGAGGATTAACAGATAATTACGAAAGTGGCTTTGATGCAGAGATGTGGAGTTTACAACCTACAGATGTTTATTTAACTGTAAAAGACAGAGACAACCCGTTTATAATTACTGGAGTAGAAAATTTTAAAAGCTCATTAGCAGTTCCTTTAGTAGTTCAGTTAGACCAACAAAGAAATGTTACTTTTTCGCTTGATGAAATAAATAATATAAATGCTTCAGTTTATTTGTTAGATAATGATTTGCAAAAATTATATAGTCTAGATAATGGACCACAAGTTTTAAATTTACCTGAAGGAAAATATACAGATCGATTCTCTATTGTTTTTTCGAAAAAAATATTAAGCAATGTTAATAGTGAAGTAAATGAAAATTTGATAACTATTTTCGAAAGTGCTAAAGGTCAATTAACTATTAAAAATACTTCTAACTTAAATATTGAAACAATTAAATTGTACAATTTATTAGGAGTTGAGGTAAAAAGTTATGATATAAAAACAAATGTAGAAGAATTAAATTTAGACATAAGCAAAATTTCTAAAGCACTTTACATTGTTACTTTAAAAACAGATAAAGGAATTATTAATAAAAAAATAATTCTAAAATAA
- a CDS encoding amidophosphoribosyltransferase, with protein MSDAIKHECGIALVRLKKPLQFYKDKYGSAFYGINKMYLLMEKQHNRGQDGAGFASIKFNMEPGTRYISRVRSNQSQPIQDIFAQINERLNNVLEENPDKKDDVDWQEKNMPYIGNLFLGHVRYGTFGKNSIESVHPFLRQSNWKHQNLIVAGNFNMTNSKQLLEELVELGQHPKEFTDTVTVMEKIGHFLEEEVSSLYQQAKIKGFSKKNASPFIEEKLDLQNVLKRSAKNWDGGYAMAGLVGHGDAFVLRDPNGIRPTYFYEDEEVVVVASERPVIQTVFNVKIDDVKELERGHALIIKKNGKTSIEPVLDQKEKKSCSFERIYFSRGSDASIYEERKNLGKLVFPKILKSIDSDISNTVFSYIPNTAETSFYGMTEAAEDLLNQQKTAKILAGGTKLSAKKVTEILSERPRFEKIAIKDAKLRTFIADDSSRDDLVEHVYDITYGVVKPTDNLVIIDDSIVRGTTLKKSIIKILDRLSPKKIVVVSSAPQIRYPDCYGIDMARIDAFIAFKAAIELLKDTKQEHIIDEVYKKSKAQQSKTDDDIVNFVKEIYKPFSAEEISSKIAEMLKTEDIKAEVEVIYQSIEGLHEACPDNLGDWYFTGNYPTPGGHRVVNQAFINFYEGNDKRAY; from the coding sequence ATGAGTGACGCTATTAAACATGAATGTGGAATTGCACTTGTTCGATTAAAAAAGCCTTTACAATTTTATAAAGATAAATACGGTTCTGCTTTTTACGGAATTAACAAAATGTATTTATTAATGGAAAAACAACACAATCGTGGTCAAGATGGTGCTGGTTTTGCAAGTATAAAGTTCAATATGGAACCTGGTACAAGATACATTAGTAGAGTTCGTTCTAACCAATCGCAACCAATACAAGATATTTTTGCGCAAATAAATGAGCGTTTAAATAATGTTTTAGAAGAAAACCCAGACAAAAAAGACGATGTAGATTGGCAAGAAAAGAATATGCCTTACATAGGAAACTTGTTTTTAGGTCATGTTCGTTATGGAACTTTTGGTAAAAATAGTATCGAAAGTGTGCACCCTTTTTTGCGTCAAAGTAATTGGAAACATCAAAATTTAATAGTTGCTGGTAATTTTAACATGACCAATTCTAAACAATTATTAGAAGAATTAGTAGAATTAGGTCAGCACCCAAAAGAGTTTACAGATACTGTAACTGTAATGGAAAAAATTGGACATTTTTTAGAAGAAGAAGTGTCAAGTTTATATCAACAAGCAAAAATAAAAGGATTTAGCAAGAAAAATGCTTCACCTTTTATTGAAGAAAAATTAGATCTACAGAATGTATTAAAAAGATCTGCAAAAAATTGGGATGGAGGTTATGCAATGGCTGGTTTAGTTGGTCATGGAGATGCTTTTGTTTTAAGAGATCCAAACGGAATTAGACCAACTTATTTTTATGAAGATGAAGAGGTTGTTGTTGTAGCATCGGAAAGACCAGTTATACAAACTGTTTTTAATGTTAAGATTGATGATGTAAAAGAATTAGAAAGAGGACATGCGTTAATTATTAAAAAAAATGGAAAAACTTCTATAGAACCAGTTTTAGATCAAAAAGAAAAAAAATCTTGTTCTTTTGAACGTATTTATTTCTCAAGAGGAAGTGATGCAAGTATATATGAAGAACGTAAAAATTTAGGAAAATTAGTTTTTCCGAAGATTTTAAAATCGATAGATTCAGATATTTCAAATACAGTATTTTCTTACATTCCAAATACTGCAGAAACTTCATTTTATGGAATGACAGAAGCTGCTGAAGATTTATTGAATCAACAAAAAACAGCAAAAATTTTAGCTGGAGGAACAAAATTATCAGCTAAAAAAGTTACAGAAATTTTATCTGAAAGACCGCGTTTCGAGAAAATTGCGATTAAAGATGCAAAATTAAGAACCTTTATTGCAGATGATAGTAGTAGAGATGATTTGGTAGAACATGTTTACGATATTACTTATGGAGTTGTAAAACCAACAGATAATTTAGTAATTATAGACGATAGTATTGTTCGTGGAACAACACTTAAAAAGAGTATAATCAAGATTTTAGATAGATTAAGCCCTAAAAAAATAGTGGTTGTTTCTTCTGCTCCGCAAATTCGTTATCCAGATTGTTATGGAATTGACATGGCAAGAATAGATGCTTTTATTGCATTTAAAGCAGCAATTGAGTTGTTAAAAGATACAAAACAAGAACATATTATAGACGAAGTTTATAAGAAATCTAAAGCTCAACAATCCAAAACAGATGATGATATTGTAAATTTTGTAAAAGAAATTTATAAACCATTTTCTGCGGAAGAAATTTCATCCAAAATAGCAGAAATGCTAAAAACGGAAGATATAAAGGCAGAAGTTGAGGTTATTTATCAATCTATAGAAGGTTTGCATGAAGCCTGTCCAGATAATTTAGGAGATTGGTATTTTACAGGAAATTATCCAACTCCTGGAGGTCATAGAGTAGTAAATCAAGCTTTCATAAATTTCTATGAAGGAAATGATAAGAGAGCTTATTAA
- a CDS encoding PfkB family carbohydrate kinase yields the protein MSKLLAVGTVAFDAIETPFGKTDKILGGSGTFVGLAASQFGVKTGVVSVVGGDFPQSYIDMMNSKGINTDGIEIDKNGKTFFWSGKYHNDMNSRDTLITELNVLETFTPVVPESFKDAGIVMLGNLHPLTQASVLDQMSKRPKLVVLDTMNFWMDIALEDLHTVLKRVDVVTINDEEARQLSGEYSLVNAAKKIHTMGPKYVVIKKGEHGALLFNEGKMFYAPALPLAEVFDPTGAGDTFAGGFCGYLAKTEDVSFENMKNAIIYGSNLASFCVEKFGTERMQELTADEVKNRLQAFKELTQFDIELS from the coding sequence ATGAGTAAATTATTAGCAGTTGGTACAGTAGCTTTTGATGCAATTGAAACACCTTTTGGTAAAACAGATAAAATTTTAGGAGGATCAGGAACTTTTGTAGGATTGGCGGCAAGTCAATTTGGAGTAAAAACAGGCGTTGTTTCTGTTGTTGGTGGAGATTTCCCTCAATCATATATAGATATGATGAATTCTAAAGGAATTAATACTGATGGAATTGAGATTGATAAAAATGGAAAAACATTTTTCTGGAGTGGAAAATATCATAATGATATGAATTCACGTGATACTTTAATTACAGAATTAAATGTTTTAGAAACTTTTACACCAGTTGTACCTGAAAGTTTTAAAGACGCAGGTATTGTAATGTTAGGTAATTTACATCCATTAACACAAGCATCTGTTTTAGACCAAATGTCTAAAAGACCAAAATTAGTAGTTTTAGATACTATGAATTTTTGGATGGACATTGCTTTAGAAGATTTACATACTGTTTTAAAAAGAGTAGATGTTGTTACCATTAATGATGAAGAGGCAAGACAATTATCTGGAGAATATTCTTTAGTAAATGCTGCAAAGAAAATTCATACAATGGGACCAAAATATGTGGTGATTAAAAAAGGAGAACATGGAGCTTTATTATTTAATGAAGGAAAAATGTTTTACGCACCAGCATTACCTTTAGCAGAGGTTTTCGATCCAACAGGAGCAGGAGATACATTTGCAGGAGGTTTTTGTGGGTATTTAGCAAAAACAGAAGACGTTTCTTTCGAGAATATGAAGAACGCAATTATTTACGGCTCTAATTTAGCTTCTTTCTGTGTAGAGAAATTTGGTACAGAACGTATGCAAGAGCTTACAGCAGACGAAGTGAAAAATCGCTTACAAGCGTTTAAAGAATTAACACAATTTGATATAGAGTTATCATAA
- a CDS encoding SufE family protein has translation MTIKEIQEEIIDEFSMFDDWMERYEYIIELGKSLPIIEDKYKLDENLIKGCQSKVWLYSELDGDKIKYSADSDAILTKGIAALLLRVYSEQKPGDILTAETNFIDEIGLKEHLSPTRANGLVSMIKQIKMYAIAQQTKL, from the coding sequence ATGACTATCAAAGAAATACAAGAAGAAATTATTGATGAGTTTTCGATGTTCGATGATTGGATGGAACGCTATGAATATATAATTGAACTTGGTAAATCTTTACCAATTATTGAAGACAAATATAAATTAGATGAAAATTTAATAAAAGGTTGCCAATCTAAAGTTTGGTTGTATTCTGAATTAGATGGAGATAAAATAAAGTATTCTGCAGATAGTGATGCTATTTTAACAAAAGGTATAGCCGCATTATTATTGCGAGTTTATTCAGAACAAAAACCAGGAGATATCTTAACTGCCGAAACTAATTTTATTGATGAAATTGGTTTAAAAGAACATTTAAGTCCAACAAGAGCAAATGGTTTAGTTTCTATGATTAAGCAAATTAAAATGTATGCAATTGCACAGCAAACAAAATTATAA
- a CDS encoding SUF system Fe-S cluster assembly protein — MTDKELEEIGDKIVNVLKTIYDPEIPVDIYELGLIYDVFVSDENNAKILMTLTSPNCPVAESLPRDVEEKVKSLKQINECEVEITFDPTWTQEMMSEEAKLELGML, encoded by the coding sequence ATGACAGATAAAGAATTAGAAGAAATAGGAGATAAAATTGTAAATGTTTTAAAAACAATTTACGATCCAGAAATACCTGTAGACATCTACGAATTAGGTTTAATTTACGATGTTTTTGTTTCTGATGAAAACAATGCAAAAATATTAATGACCTTAACATCGCCAAATTGCCCAGTTGCAGAGTCTTTACCAAGAGATGTTGAAGAAAAAGTAAAGTCTTTAAAGCAAATTAACGAGTGTGAAGTAGAAATTACTTTCGACCCAACTTGGACTCAAGAAATGATGAGCGAAGAAGCAAAGTTAGAATTGGGAATGTTATAA
- a CDS encoding DUF2480 family protein, whose product MQEEIINRVANSKLKTFDLEEIYPEGKRVLFDIKDWLFQELILKETDFRASVKNHDWSQYKNTFVAVSCSVDAIIPSWAFMLVAAEITPFANKVVIGDLELLETVIYQELLQFVDYKDFADSPVIIKGCAEKPIPNSAYAFLIEKLQPITKSIMFGEACSTVPLYKSKK is encoded by the coding sequence ATGCAAGAAGAAATTATAAACAGAGTTGCAAATAGCAAGCTAAAAACCTTCGATTTAGAAGAAATTTATCCTGAAGGGAAAAGAGTTTTGTTTGATATAAAAGACTGGTTATTTCAAGAATTAATTTTAAAAGAAACGGACTTTAGAGCATCCGTAAAAAACCATGATTGGTCTCAATATAAAAATACTTTTGTTGCTGTATCTTGTTCTGTAGATGCAATTATTCCTTCTTGGGCATTTATGTTAGTTGCTGCAGAAATTACACCTTTTGCAAATAAAGTGGTTATTGGAGATTTAGAATTGCTAGAAACTGTTATTTATCAAGAATTGTTACAATTTGTAGATTACAAAGATTTTGCAGATTCACCTGTAATTATAAAAGGTTGTGCAGAGAAACCAATTCCTAATTCTGCTTATGCATTTTTGATTGAAAAACTGCAACCAATTACCAAATCTATAATGTTTGGTGAAGCTTGCTCTACAGTTCCTCTATATAAATCAAAAAAATAA
- a CDS encoding DUF3078 domain-containing protein: MKKILLILLLLSSTIFFSQEKKKDSIPKWKIHGRFKFLFNQANFSNWVSGGQDNVAGSLNVNYDFNYKKGKWNWDNKLITAYGLSHLSGKGYRKTNDRIEYNSLLGIKSEGFWFFSFFTNFKTQYSRGYDYKQTPALPVSDIFSPAYLSIGPGILWKKSDDFRFNIAPATVRYTFVSDEFSGKFGVEEGRNTAFGLGFNFSGYYKFEAMDNIDIENILAVYSDYLDKPQNVDIEYQMNLFFKVNKFIHMNITFHTIIDSNASKRVQFREEFGLGVSYSFHKKVTYQKIMLSK, translated from the coding sequence ATGAAAAAAATATTACTTATTTTACTATTGCTTTCTTCAACAATTTTCTTTTCTCAAGAGAAAAAAAAGGATAGTATTCCTAAATGGAAAATTCATGGTAGATTTAAATTCCTTTTTAATCAAGCTAATTTTTCTAACTGGGTTTCTGGTGGACAAGACAATGTAGCTGGAAGTCTAAATGTAAACTACGATTTTAACTACAAAAAAGGAAAATGGAACTGGGATAACAAATTAATTACAGCTTACGGATTAAGCCATTTAAGTGGTAAAGGATACAGAAAAACAAACGATAGAATCGAGTACAATTCACTTTTAGGTATAAAGTCTGAAGGTTTTTGGTTTTTCTCTTTTTTCACCAACTTTAAAACCCAATATTCTCGCGGTTACGATTACAAACAAACTCCTGCTTTACCTGTTTCAGACATTTTCTCACCAGCTTATTTAAGTATTGGACCTGGTATTTTATGGAAAAAATCGGATGATTTTCGTTTCAATATTGCGCCCGCAACAGTAAGGTATACTTTTGTAAGTGATGAATTTTCAGGAAAATTCGGTGTAGAAGAAGGCAGAAATACTGCTTTTGGTTTAGGTTTTAACTTTTCTGGTTATTACAAATTTGAAGCTATGGACAATATAGATATTGAAAATATTTTGGCTGTTTATTCAGATTATTTAGACAAACCACAAAACGTAGATATAGAATACCAAATGAATTTATTTTTTAAAGTAAATAAATTCATACATATGAATATTACTTTTCATACAATTATAGATTCTAATGCATCTAAAAGAGTCCAATTTAGAGAAGAATTTGGGCTAGGTGTTAGTTATTCTTTTCATAAAAAAGTGACTTATCAAAAAATAATGTTGTCTAAATAG
- a CDS encoding DUF3078 domain-containing protein produces the protein MKKLSILLLLVCISFSATAQTADELKKELSTKKAEISKLDKEAKSIQAKIDALPGWKKGAFGTIGGSISGFNNWYSRTAPTASAGNIGITVNGFANLIEEDFFWRNSAAVNLGWVKLDEKGVAGDEGFDTATDVFTISSLYGKRLNKKWALSALAEYRTTIIDNFNDPGYLDFGAGLTWTPTNNLVVVMHPGNYNFVFSSGDTVFESSLGAKIVADYNKKYGKLSVKSNLSVFQSYKSSDLSNWTWTNSFGYTIWKGIGVGFEVGLRKNKQEALSNAIAVNEELTVPGTTPTFDTVDNKLQSYYLFGMNYSF, from the coding sequence ATGAAAAAATTATCAATCTTACTTTTATTGGTTTGCATTAGTTTTTCTGCAACTGCACAAACTGCTGATGAATTAAAAAAAGAATTAAGCACTAAAAAAGCTGAAATTTCTAAACTAGACAAAGAAGCAAAATCTATACAAGCTAAAATAGATGCACTTCCAGGTTGGAAAAAAGGTGCTTTTGGTACAATTGGTGGAAGTATTTCTGGTTTTAACAACTGGTATTCTAGAACAGCTCCAACTGCATCTGCAGGAAACATTGGTATTACTGTTAATGGTTTTGCTAATTTAATAGAAGAAGATTTCTTTTGGAGAAATTCTGCTGCTGTTAATTTAGGTTGGGTAAAATTAGACGAAAAAGGTGTTGCTGGTGATGAAGGTTTTGATACTGCTACAGACGTTTTTACAATTAGTTCTTTATATGGTAAAAGACTAAACAAAAAATGGGCACTTTCTGCTTTAGCTGAATACAGAACAACTATTATAGACAACTTTAACGATCCTGGATATTTAGATTTTGGTGCTGGTTTAACTTGGACACCAACTAACAACCTTGTTGTGGTTATGCACCCAGGAAACTACAATTTTGTTTTTAGTAGTGGAGATACAGTTTTCGAATCTTCTTTAGGTGCTAAAATTGTTGCTGATTATAACAAGAAATATGGTAAATTAAGTGTAAAATCTAACTTATCTGTTTTCCAAAGTTATAAATCTTCTGACTTATCTAACTGGACCTGGACAAACTCTTTCGGTTATACAATCTGGAAAGGAATTGGTGTTGGTTTCGAAGTTGGTTTACGTAAAAACAAACAAGAAGCTTTAAGCAATGCTATTGCAGTAAATGAAGAATTAACTGTTCCTGGAACAACTCCAACTTTCGATACTGTAGACAACAAATTACAATCTTATTACTTATTTGGAATGAATTATTCTTTCTAA